The window GTAGTCGTTTAGCGCCGGTACAACACATGGATGTCAGCGCCCGTAGAGGCGACCTAAGCGAAATTATTTCTTCACCGATCGGTTTTACGGCGATTATAGATACTCCTATTACGTGTACCACCATGATAGATAAGGACGGCAATAGTTATCCTGGGTTAATCATTGGCGGCAGATGTTGGGATACCAGAAATCTAACGAGCACAAAATATGGTGTAAGTGGAAACCCACCAATCACGCAGGTTCAGGACAGTTCTGCTTGGGTACTTGCCAGTCAGTTGGGAACCGAAGCATGGTGCAACTTTCAGAGCGATCCGGCTTATGGTGTGCGCAATGGAAAATTATATAACTGGTATGCTGTTAATAATGCCAACGTGTGTCCCGTAGGTTGGCATGTCCCTACTAGAACCGAGTATCAAGCCATGTTTGATTCTCTCGGAGGCAATGCCGCGGCCAGCAAAAAAATAAAGATGAACGTGCTCTATCCTAATAATGCGTCCGTACCGGATACCGGTTGGGGTCTGGCAACTACTCAACCGCCGTTAGACGCCAATAATATCAGCGGTTTCTCGGCTGCTTCGGTTGGATCAAGAAGCGAAATCTCGATTTATTCAGCTACGGATTATCAAGACACCTACTTCTGGACTTCAAGCCCGGTGAATGCGAATACAGCATACGCCGTTGAGTTGAAAAGAGGAATTTCGAGCGTAACTTTTGTTACAAGACCAAAAGGACGAGGCTACTCAGTTCGCTGTATTAAAAACTAGCGGAACAGGTTTCTATTTAGCCCAAAGCCTGTTTCAAGTCTTCCAGCAAATCTTCCACATCTTCAACCCCCACACTGAGGCGCAAGAGATTATCTACCACTCCCACTCTTTCTCTTTCTTCTTTTGGTATAGAAGCATGGGTCATAGTTACGGGATGATTCACCAAAGATTCTACTCCTCCTAAGGATTCGGCAAGAGCGAACACTTTGAAAGAAGAAGCGATACGGAAGGTTTCTTCGATCGAAGTATCTTTAAAAACAATGGAAATCATACCTCCGAAATCCTTCATTTGTTTTTTGGCAATCTCGTGATTCGGATGATCCGGGAAACCGGGCCAGTACACCTTGGAGATTTTGGGATGAGTTTTGAGATATTCGGCAATGATTTTCCCGTTGTAGCAATGACGCTCCATGCGCAAGTGTAAAGTCTTGATGCCGCGCAGCACAAGAAAGGAATCCATAGGGCCGGGTGTGGCACCGCAGGAGTTGTGAATGAAGGCCAGTTGCTCATACAGTTTATCATCATTCATCACCAACGCACCCATCACTACATCGCTATGTCCGCCCAAATATTTGGTAACTGAATGCATCACGATGTCTGCTCCTAAAAGCAAAGGGTTTTGAAGATAAGGAGATGCAAAAGTATTGTCCACCGCGAGGAGTATTTTATTCTCCTTCGCGATTTGAGCCGTTCCAGCAATATCAATAATCTGCATCGTTGGATTGGTGGGGGTCTCTACCCAAATCAGTTTGGTGTTCTGGTTGACCTGCACCCGAATCTTCGACAGATTCGTCATATCAATGAAATGAAACTTGATACCATAGTTAGCGAAGACCTTGGTAAACATGCGATAAGATCCACCATATAAATCATCACCGGTAATGACCTCATCCCCAGGGCGCAGCAGTTTCATTACGGCATCGGTAGCCGCCATTCCGCTGCTGAAACAAAGTCCATGTTTTCCTTCTTCCAAAGCAGCAATGTTTTTTTCCAACGCCACACGTGTAGGATTCTTGCCACGCGCATAAGCATAGCCCTTATGTTTTCCGGGAGATTCCTGCACAAAGGTGGTGGTTTGATAAATAGGAGTCATGATGGCTCCGGTAGCGGGATCAGGCTCTAAGCCCGCGTGAATAGCTTTGGTTCCGAATTTCATAATTAAAAATTGAGTGGCGAATGTAATTTTAAAATAAATGCGTGAACAAACCATCGCGCAATTTAGGCTCGAACCAGGTAGATTTTGGTGGCATCACCTGCCCGCTGTCGGCTATGTCTATCAGTTGTTGAATAGAAACAGGATAAAGCGCAAAGGCTACTTTCATCTCGCCGTTGTTCACTCTTCTTTCCAATTCATCTAATCCGCGAATGCCGCCGACAAAGTCAATGCGCTTATCGGTGCGCGGGTCTTTGATTCCTAAAAGCGGACTCAAAATATTATCCTGAAGAATGGTGATATCCAACACTCCGATGGGATCGTTTGTATAAACTCCGTCCTTCGGTTTCAGTTGATACCAGTTGTTGTCGAGATACATGTCTATTTCATGCAACGCCGCAGGTTTGCTTTTTGATTTTTTCAAAATGGTAAATTTCTCTTCTATACTCTTCAGCAGTTGTTCGGAAGTCAAACCGTTTAAATCTTTCACCAAACGGTTATAATCCATGATGGCCAAATGGTCGGAGGGGAAAAGAACGGAAAGAAAGTAGTTGTATTCTTCTTTGCCGGTATGATGGGGATTTGCTTCGCGCATTTTCATTCCAACCTTTGCCGCCGAAGCAGTGCGATGATGACCGTCGGCGATGTAGGTGAAAGGAATTTCCTTTTCAAAGGTGGCTATGATTTGGTGGATGGTTTCTTTATTGTCTATTAACCAAACGGTATGGTGAATTTTATCTTCCGAGTCGAAATCATAAATCGGACTCTGCTCTGCAATCACTTCATTGATCAGCGCACTGACTGTTGCATTTTTGGGGTAGGTGAGGAAAATAGGGCCGACATGCGCCTGCACCGCCTGCATGTGTTCCATGCGGTCTTGTTCTTTTTCGGGCCTAGTGAATTCATGTTTTTTAATCACATCATTAAAGTAATCATCAATGGAAGAGCAAGCCACCAGCCCCACCTGTACCCTTTGCCCCATGACTTGCGCATATATATAGAGACAGGGTTCTTTATCCTGAATCAGAATACCCTCCTTTTGCATCTTGTCCAGATTCTCTTTTGCCTTGCGGTAAACTTCGGGTGCGTGTTCATCTACCGAAGTGGGCAAATCGATCTCTGCTTCACCACGTGCAAAAAGGAATAAGGATTGCCTTCAGCCATTTTGCGAGCTTCGGAAGAGTTCATCACATCGTACGGAAGAGAAGCGACCTGACCGACAAAATTTTTGTCGGGTCGAACCGCTTTAAAAGGTTTTAGAATAGCCATATCGTTTTGTTATGGTGGCAAACATGGTAAAACTTAGAGAAATTATTTCAGGAAATGAAAAGTGATGCCGCAATTTTATCAGCGAACAGTTTGCCTGCATCCGTCAAAGTCAGGATCGAATTATTTAAAGAATAAAGCGAGGCATCTAGCTTTTTTATCTCCTGCCTAATAGAATCAGTAATAGCTGATTGGTGTTCCTTCGATACAAATTCAAAGCCCGAGATATTTAATCCCCAAATTGTTCTGAGCGAAGTCATGATATGTTCATTCACTTTTTGGGCCTCGGTGAGCAGTTCTAGTTCATGCGGAATTTTGCCATTCCTTATACTGTTGATGTATTGAATGTTGTTAGGAATGTTCCATTGCCGCGACATCTCATTAAACGAATGAGCCGAGGGACCCAATCCCAGATACTTTTTCCCAAACCAATAGTTGGAGTTGTGGACGGCATATTTCTTGTCCTTGGCAAAGTTGGATATCTCATACTGCTCATAACCGGCTTTTCTCATTTCCTCCATGAGAGTTTGGAACTGTCGTGCTGACTGTTCCTCATCCACCGGTGTGGCTATCCCTTTTTTGATTTTATTCTCCAGAGTGGTTTTGGCTTCTACCGTCAGGGCATAAGAAGAAATATGTGGAATGTTTAAATCAAATGTCTTTTCGAGATTTTGATGCCATCGCTCATCATTCAAGGTGGGCGTTCCATAAATCAGATCAATGGTGATGTTTTCAAAACCAGCATCCTGTACTCGACGGATGGAAGAAAGTGCCTCTTCGCTATTATGGACGCGATTCATATAATCCAAATCTTCATCGAAAAAAGATTGTACCCCAATCGAAAAGCGATTTAACCCCAAACTCTTTAAGGAGCCGAACTCCTTGATTTTCGCTAAACTTAAATCATCTGGATTGGCTTCGATGGTGAACTCTTGAAGGGAAGAAATATCATGATGCCGTTCAATCTCGCGGATAATAGATGCCATTTCTAGATGACTGAGCAATGAAGGAGTGCCTCCTCCAAAGTAAATAGTCTCTATTTTTTCTTGATCGAGATAATCCTTGCTAAGTGCTATCTCGCGATGCAGGGATTCCAGAAACCTTTCCTTATTGGAAAGTGAAGTGCTGAAATAGAAATTGCAATAGCTGCAGGCCTGTTTACAAAAAGGAATATGAATGTAGATACCTGCCACAGGGCACAAAAGTATTAGGATAGTGCTGAAATGAAATAGAAAGCGGGCAATAGCGTTATTTTCGTTTGACTCATGCGAGGCATTTTTGCTATTCTGTTACTACTAAATCTGAGCCAGGCTTTTGGTCAGGGTGAGTATTCTTTGAATGTAGTATCAGCAGACCAATCTGATGGCTTTTTCAAAAAACAGTTTTCTTATAAAGTCCATTTCAAAGATTCCTTACAAGCAAAACAAGAGGCTGTTAGCTTGCTGAATAAAATTAGGACTTTGGGGTATGTTGCGGCATCTATTGATAGTATGCATATAGACAGCCTCCAAGTATCTGCCTACCTATATATAGGAGAGAGGTTTCAAAATGCCTACATAGAAAACGGGAACGCTGATCTTTCTCTTTTGTCGGGTGCCGGAGTGAAAGGATATGTAACAGCCGGGCGCCCCATATCGGTTGCGCAGATTGAAAAGATGAAGGCAAACATTCTGAGTGAATGTGAAAACAGCGGCTACCCCTTTGCTTCGGTCCAATTGGATAGTTTTCAATTGGAGCAAGATGGTTTTTCAGCCAAACTGTTCATCGAGAAGAATGAACAGATTCGTTATGACACTCTTAAAATATTAGGGAAAACAAAAACCAAGTATGTATTTCTAAAGAATTACCTCGGCATCAAAATAGGAAAGCCCTATAATGAAAGCAACATCCAGCGGATTCATCAACGACTGCGTGAGTTGCAGTTTGTCGAAGCCATTCAACCGCATACTGTAGAATTCCTGAACGGCAAAGCACGAATCAATTTGTTTCTGAAAGACAAACGGTCCAGTCAATTCGATTTCCTCCTGGGCTTTTTGCCGGGGTCTTCCGGACAAAAGCTTCTAATAACTGGCGATGCCCGCCTTCACCTGTTTAGTTTGTTTGGTGTCGGCGAGGAGTTTTTTTTCAAATGGCAGAAACTGCAACCCAAAACCCAGACACTAGACATCAAATTTGTGTATCCATATTTGATTGGTTTGCCTTTGGGTATCAATGCCGTTTTTCAACTTTACAAAAAAGATACAGCCTTTGTAGATATAGCCGGCGATTATGGAATTCAATATCAAATTATCGGGAGTAATTACCTGAAAGCATCACTGAAACAAAAGACCACCATCATTACCTATGTGGACACAGCCTATATTAAAGCCAACAAGAGACTTCCCAATAATCTCGATGTCAGCTCTAATGAATTTGCCTTACAATATTTTCTTCAGAAACTGGATTATCGGTTTAACCCTACCTCCGGCTATCAGTTGACGGTCGAGGGCTCTGCTGGAGCCAGAAAAATCAAAAAGAATAATACCGTAGCCAACTTGCCCGACGAATCTTCAGGAAGGAACTTTAGCTATCTGTATGACACCATTAAATTGAAGACATTTCAATTTCGTATAGGATTGGCTATTGAAAAGTATTGGAGGTTGGCATCCAGACATACCATCAAAACTTCTTTCGATGGCAAGTATTTGTACGCCCCGACAATTTTCTTTAATGAAAAATACCGGCTGGGCGGCATGAACTCATTGCGCGGATTTGATGATCAATCTATTTTTACCCCCTATTATGCTATGGCCAATCTGGAATACCGGTTTCTGCTTTCGAAGAATTCTTACTTTAGTACGTTCTTCAATGCAGCGATGGTCGAAGATGCTCGGGCCGGCAAAGGTCCGTTTGATTTTCCGTTCGGATTTGGCGCTGGTGGAGCAATAGAAACAAAAGTAGGACTCTTTGGAATTACTTATGCTATGGGAAAACAATTAGACAATAAGCTTTCTTTCAAGTCGGGGAAAATTCATTTCGGATACGTCAATTATTTTTAGCCGCTTGAAAATATTTCTCCTTTCTCTTTTTATGGGTTGTGTGTTTTTTGCCAATGCTCAAACTACTTTGACCATCTCACCGCCAGAGGTCTCAGACTCCATGCAGGTGGACTCGAATCATTTAGATTCGATCCTAAATCAGCAATATGTTGATTTAGCAAACGAAAGGTCGTCTTGGCTTCAGTCAGAGAAAGACCATCTGGCCGATGTGCAACAGGTGATGCAGCCGAGAAAAAATATCGGGATAGTAATCATACTACTGATAGGACTCTCTGCTATTACCTATCTAAAGATTGCTTTTGGAAAGCAATTAGAGGAACTGTTTCAATCGCTAATAAACTTCAACATTGCGCAGCAGATTTTCAGAACGAAATCAGAAGAACTCACGATGTCTTCTATTATCCTCCATGCAAATTTTATTATCGTATCTGCCCTGTTCGCATATTTTATTTTAACCGGTGAAGCACAGCAAAGTAATTCCCAATACTATTCAGCCATTGCATTTTTGATTTTTTTATTCACATTATTTTATCTCGCCAAGATATTTTTGTTGAAGTTTATTGGAATCGTCTTTGAGCTAAAAAATGAAACCGACGAATATATTTTTCACTTCACCACTATTTCAAAAACATTAGGACTGACGCTGTTCCCTGCTCTTTTTGTTTTAGTGTTTGCACCAAAACATTTTATAAAAGTGGTGATGATATTATCAGCAATTATTTTTGCTGCCTTTTTCTTCCTGCTGCTTTTAAGAGGGTTATCCACAGCAGGAAAAATCTTGTATAGAAATATCTATCACTTTATTGTTTACGTTTGTGTTGTGGAAGTATCAATGATGTTTCTACTTTTCAAATTGTTAACCAAAACAATTAACTAACCATGGCAACAAAAAAGAAAGCCGCCAAAAAAGCCGCAAAAAAGCCTGCTAAAAAAGCAGTAAAAAAAGCGGTTAAGAAAGCGGTTAAGAAGACAGCAAAAAAAAAGTAATTAAAAAAGCTGCTTCGAAAAAACCAGCCGCCGGAAAAACTTCTTCCAAGAAGTTGACCAAGAGCGGTACAACGTCCAACAGTAGTAGCGCTCTCAAAAAGGCTGATGTGAGATCACCTGAAAGGAGCGCTACTTCTTTTTCCCCCAAGTCGGTTGCTACAAAATCGGCTATGGTAATTCCTCACCGACCGGAAAAAAACTACGCCAGTTTTATCTCCGACGACCCTAAGACCAAAATAAAACAGATTCTGGTAGCTCAACCAAAACCCGAAGGTCCGAGGTCGGCTTACTTTGATTTAGAAGCCAAGTACAAAGTTAAATTCACCTTCCTGCCTTTTGTAACTGTGGAGGGAGTGTCGGGAAAGGAATTCAGAAAACAAAGAATTACTTTAAACGAATACAGTGGAATTATTTTTACTAGCCGTAATTCGATTGACCATTTCTTTCGTATTTGTGAAGAGTTGCGGGTACGCATGAGTCAGGAAACAAAATTTTTCTGCACCTCCGAAGCCATTGCTCTTTATCTTCAGAAATACACGCAATACAGAAAGCGAAAAGTATTTTTCGGCGATGCCAACAATAATAAAGAGTTGCGCACCTTGTTGATGAAGCATCGGGACACCACTAGGTTCCTTTATATCTGCGCCGAAATGCGCAAGGATGAAATCACCAGCTTTATGACTGCCAATAAATTTAATTACGTAGAAGGCGTCATGTACCGGACGGTACCTAATCTCCTAAAGCCCTTGGATATTTCAAAATTCAACATGCTTATTTTGTTCAGTCCTACCGGTATTCATTCGCTCTATCATAGTTTTCCAAAATTTAAACAGGATAAACTAAAGATTGCCGCCTACGGAACTACTACTGCTGATGCTATCATAAGCAAAGAATTAAAATTTCATGTGATGGCTCCCCTCGGTAGGGACACTACTATAATTACAGCACTTGAAAATTATTTGAAAGAAGCGAATAAGTAATTTCTTTAGAACCATTTTCAATTACCAATTGTGTAGTCGCTAGGTCTATCGAAGCGACATACACGAATTTTGCAAAGCTGCATACATCTTGAGCCAAGCGGTACACATTTTGTACTTGACAAGGGAGCCTGCTCCCTTGTTGTATTGGCCTCGAGCGTTTCGTCATCGGAGCTTTTTTGTTTTACAGTTTATTAACCCCACCATCAAAATTATATTGGAAATACCGAAAAACTCCGCTTTCTTTGCGTAAATCAAAGAATCAGGTTGTTTAGAATAATTGAAGCAATCTAAAAATCCCGTTATGGTAGGAGACCTTTTAAAATCTGCACATAAGCCTTTTGAGATTCTGGCCATGCTCAAGGTCAAGTTTGGTGACTATGCTATCAAGAGCAATGAAGAGCCTTTGGATGTCTTGGCACTGAAGCAAGGTGATCGTGATTTTTGTTACTCAGCTTTGAATGAGGTTTCACGCTCTTTTGCCATCGTTATCCAGCAACTACCAAAAGAACTCCGCGATCCGGTTTGTATTTTCTATTTAGTGCTTCGCGGGTTAGATTCGGTGGAAGATGATATGACCTATCCGGCAGAGAAAAGATTAGCTCTGTTACGTGAATTCTATGTTAAGTGTGATGAATCCGGATGGAAAATAGAGGGGGTTGGTGATTCTAAAAACTATCGGATTCTGCTTTCAAATTTTGATAAAATCATCCGTGTGCTCAAATCCTTGGACAAAGGTTATCGCGATGTCATATTGGATATCTGCCGGAAGATGGGTGAAGGGATGGCGGACTATGCAGAGCGCAAAGTGGTTACGCTCGATGATTATGACGAATACTGCTATTATGTTGCGGGTTTGGTAGGAATTGGTTTGTCGAGTTTGTTTTCAGCCTCCGGCTTAGAATCAGACGAATTGAAAGAAAGAACAGAGTTGTCAAACTCTATGGGTCTATTGTTGCAGAAAACGAATATCTCTCGCGACTATTATGAAGACCTTAGCTTAGGACGTGCATTTTGGCCCAAAGAGATTTGGGGAAAATATACCAGTCGCTTGGAGGAACTGGCTAAAAACCCTACTTCAATTGAATCACTTGCCTGTATCAACGAATTAGTCACCGATGCCTTGCAATATGTTTCCAATTGTGTGGTTTATCTCCACATGTTGAGGGACCCTCAGATATTCCGTTTCTGTGCCATTCCACAAGTCATGGCCTTAGCAACGCTTGCCAAAATTTATAATAACCCAGACGTTTATACGGAAGTAGTAAAAATCAGAAAAGGATTGGCAGCTAAAATGATGGTCTATACAAATAGTATGGAAGTGGTACATCGCACCATCAACACCTTTGTTTTAGAAATTGAAAAGAAACTAGACAAACAGGATCCAAATCACGATAAGACTCAGTTTTTGTTGGAAGAGATAAAAAAATCTTTAGATGCGGTAAGATACTCGCCGCGCCACATTCCGCCTAGAAAGACGATTGAAGAAACCGTTTTGTTTTAAGATTAAATATGAATAGTAAAAACCAATATGATGTCTGCATTATCGGTGCGGGCGTTGCCGGTGGCGTGTTAGCCGCCTATCTGGGACAGCATAATATCCGCGTTGCAGTGGTAGAAAAAAGCCTGAAAGAGCAGGATCGTATTATAGGTGAATTATTGCAACCCGGAGGAGTTATCAAACTCCGAGAAATGGGTTTAGAACATCTCCTCGAAGGCTTCGATGCTCAACCGGTAGAAGGATATGCCCTGTTTCTGGATGGCAAAAATTTCAGAGTATCCTATCCTCCCAATGAAAATGGCCGTGGTTTTCGCAATGGGAAATTTGTTCAGAAGATTCGGGAGCACATCAAGTCACTTCCATCGGTTACGGTAATAGAGGGAACAGTGACCCATGTGATGGAAGAAGGAAATATTATCACCGGTATTTCTTACACCGATGCAGCAACTAAAGAAGAAAAAACAATCCATGCTGCCTTAACCGTAGTATGTGATGGCATGTTTTCCATATTCCGTGAGCGACTGTCTGCCAATGTGAAAAAGGTGAGTAGCTATTTTCTCGGTCTGATTTTGAAGGATGCCAACATGCCCTATAAGAACCACGGGCACGTGATTGTGGCAAAACCCTCCCCTTGTTTGGCATATCCGGTAACCTCTACCGAAACAAGAGTATTGATTGATTTCCCGGATAAAGAACCGCCAAAGAAAAGCCCTGAACTGGTGGCTTTTCTGCG is drawn from Bacteroidota bacterium and contains these coding sequences:
- a CDS encoding cystathionine gamma-synthase, whose protein sequence is MKFGTKAIHAGLEPDPATGAIMTPIYQTTTFVQESPGKHKGYAYARGKNPTRVALEKNIAALEEGKHGLCFSSGMAATDAVMKLLRPGDEVITGDDLYGGSYRMFTKVFANYGIKFHFIDMTNLSKIRVQVNQNTKLIWVETPTNPTMQIIDIAGTAQIAKENKILLAVDNTFASPYLQNPLLLGADIVMHSVTKYLGGHSDVVMGALVMNDDKLYEQLAFIHNSCGATPGPMDSFLVLRGIKTLHLRMERHCYNGKIIAEYLKTHPKISKVYWPGFPDHPNHEIAKKQMKDFGGMISIVFKDTSIEETFRIASSFKVFALAESLGGVESLVNHPVTMTHASIPKEERERVGVVDNLLRLSVGVEDVEDLLEDLKQALG
- the hemW gene encoding radical SAM family heme chaperone HemW yields the protein MAGIYIHIPFCKQACSYCNFYFSTSLSNKERFLESLHREIALSKDYLDQEKIETIYFGGGTPSLLSHLEMASIIREIERHHDISSLQEFTIEANPDDLSLAKIKEFGSLKSLGLNRFSIGVQSFFDEDLDYMNRVHNSEEALSSIRRVQDAGFENITIDLIYGTPTLNDERWHQNLEKTFDLNIPHISSYALTVEAKTTLENKIKKGIATPVDEEQSARQFQTLMEEMRKAGYEQYEISNFAKDKKYAVHNSNYWFGKKYLGLGPSAHSFNEMSRQWNIPNNIQYINSIRNGKIPHELELLTEAQKVNEHIMTSLRTIWGLNISGFEFVSKEHQSAITDSIRQEIKKLDASLYSLNNSILTLTDAGKLFADKIAASLFIS
- a CDS encoding BamA/TamA family outer membrane protein, yielding MRGIFAILLLLNLSQAFGQGEYSLNVVSADQSDGFFKKQFSYKVHFKDSLQAKQEAVSLLNKIRTLGYVAASIDSMHIDSLQVSAYLYIGERFQNAYIENGNADLSLLSGAGVKGYVTAGRPISVAQIEKMKANILSECENSGYPFASVQLDSFQLEQDGFSAKLFIEKNEQIRYDTLKILGKTKTKYVFLKNYLGIKIGKPYNESNIQRIHQRLRELQFVEAIQPHTVEFLNGKARINLFLKDKRSSQFDFLLGFLPGSSGQKLLITGDARLHLFSLFGVGEEFFFKWQKLQPKTQTLDIKFVYPYLIGLPLGINAVFQLYKKDTAFVDIAGDYGIQYQIIGSNYLKASLKQKTTIITYVDTAYIKANKRLPNNLDVSSNEFALQYFLQKLDYRFNPTSGYQLTVEGSAGARKIKKNNTVANLPDESSGRNFSYLYDTIKLKTFQFRIGLAIEKYWRLASRHTIKTSFDGKYLYAPTIFFNEKYRLGGMNSLRGFDDQSIFTPYYAMANLEYRFLLSKNSYFSTFFNAAMVEDARAGKGPFDFPFGFGAGGAIETKVGLFGITYAMGKQLDNKLSFKSGKIHFGYVNYF
- a CDS encoding DUF4271 domain-containing protein; the encoded protein is MKIFLLSLFMGCVFFANAQTTLTISPPEVSDSMQVDSNHLDSILNQQYVDLANERSSWLQSEKDHLADVQQVMQPRKNIGIVIILLIGLSAITYLKIAFGKQLEELFQSLINFNIAQQIFRTKSEELTMSSIILHANFIIVSALFAYFILTGEAQQSNSQYYSAIAFLIFLFTLFYLAKIFLLKFIGIVFELKNETDEYIFHFTTISKTLGLTLFPALFVLVFAPKHFIKVVMILSAIIFAAFFFLLLLRGLSTAGKILYRNIYHFIVYVCVVEVSMMFLLFKLLTKTIN
- a CDS encoding uroporphyrinogen-III synthase yields the protein MRSPERSATSFSPKSVATKSAMVIPHRPEKNYASFISDDPKTKIKQILVAQPKPEGPRSAYFDLEAKYKVKFTFLPFVTVEGVSGKEFRKQRITLNEYSGIIFTSRNSIDHFFRICEELRVRMSQETKFFCTSEAIALYLQKYTQYRKRKVFFGDANNNKELRTLLMKHRDTTRFLYICAEMRKDEITSFMTANKFNYVEGVMYRTVPNLLKPLDISKFNMLILFSPTGIHSLYHSFPKFKQDKLKIAAYGTTTADAIISKELKFHVMAPLGRDTTIITALENYLKEANK
- a CDS encoding squalene synthase is translated as MVGDLLKSAHKPFEILAMLKVKFGDYAIKSNEEPLDVLALKQGDRDFCYSALNEVSRSFAIVIQQLPKELRDPVCIFYLVLRGLDSVEDDMTYPAEKRLALLREFYVKCDESGWKIEGVGDSKNYRILLSNFDKIIRVLKSLDKGYRDVILDICRKMGEGMADYAERKVVTLDDYDEYCYYVAGLVGIGLSSLFSASGLESDELKERTELSNSMGLLLQKTNISRDYYEDLSLGRAFWPKEIWGKYTSRLEELAKNPTSIESLACINELVTDALQYVSNCVVYLHMLRDPQIFRFCAIPQVMALATLAKIYNNPDVYTEVVKIRKGLAAKMMVYTNSMEVVHRTINTFVLEIEKKLDKQDPNHDKTQFLLEEIKKSLDAVRYSPRHIPPRKTIEETVLF
- a CDS encoding FAD-dependent monooxygenase; this encodes MNSKNQYDVCIIGAGVAGGVLAAYLGQHNIRVAVVEKSLKEQDRIIGELLQPGGVIKLREMGLEHLLEGFDAQPVEGYALFLDGKNFRVSYPPNENGRGFRNGKFVQKIREHIKSLPSVTVIEGTVTHVMEEGNIITGISYTDAATKEEKTIHAALTVVCDGMFSIFRERLSANVKKVSSYFLGLILKDANMPYKNHGHVIVAKPSPCLAYPVTSTETRVLIDFPDKEPPKKSPELVAFLRDQMGPQMPKELQPSFYAAVEEGKFKVMPNHLIPATPKLTQGAVLIGDSLNMRHPLTGGGMTAAFTDILSLGNKLIALKKFDKPSEVTETVRSFYATRHQQNATINILADALYGVMSNEDLKKACYDYLSRGGSYSGEPISILAAVSRDQKLLTRHFFAVAMFGAGNILKPFPTPKKVVRSFNMIRSAVRIIRPLAENERPSRMMRTALNFSKFLF